In the genome of Onychostoma macrolepis isolate SWU-2019 chromosome 10, ASM1243209v1, whole genome shotgun sequence, the window TACTGTATGCTTTTTGAGAAACTCACTACAGCCAATACCCACTGGTGCCATCAGAGTTTTTCCATGCCACAATCCAGGGATGTAGTGGTCACCTCTCAGTGTCATAATTCATCACATCTGTACATTTCCTGAACTCCAATTTGTTCTCCATTTTGGCTGCAGCTTGTgtctctctgtggtcattaaaaatcccatgacactcatcgtaaagagtaggggtgtaaccccggtgtcctggccaaattcccgccactggcccttgtcaatcatggcctcctaataattcccatccacttgattggctctatctctctctcctctccacctgtagctggtgtgtggtgagcgcactggcgccgttgtcctgtggctgccgtcgcatcatccaagtggatgctgcacattggtggtggttgaggagagaccccctacatgattgtaaagcgctttgggtgtatagcaatacacaataaaagcgctatataaatgcttcattccttccttccttccttcatttCATCCAGTTGTTCCAACACAAATGTATGGTCTATCATGTTTGAATCATGAGCTGAAACATCAGCAATATTCTGGtgtacaaacaaacacacgTGTTTCTAACACCTTCATCCCGAGGAAGGCATGAACAATGTAATCTGTAAAATGTCTTTCATCTCTGTGAGTTCTGAGTTATCCATAGCAATATTGACAACATCAGTCCAACCACAAGAGTTGCCAACTCAATGTCATGTTCATAGCTGTTGTCCAGTTGTGCGAGCTCAggggatttcagtccttcagtGTCAATTATCACTATATAATCACAACTGAGTTTTGTGCCACACTCTTCTGTTACTTTAATGAGCTGCATAAAGGCTCTGAGTTCTGCTTTACAGCTATCTGTTACTTGAAATTACTATTTTGAATGTGGATGGCTAATAATTGCATAGGAAGCAGAACAAATATATAATAGGGCAGCCTTGATGCATgcctgtattttaaacctatGGGCATGTTGTAATTTGATTGACGCATTGCCATTATAATACAAAGTTTGATTTGCATCAATAAAATtgaggccaaaaaaaaaaaaaatatcgaaAGACTTGAAAATAAAAGGAAACTCAATggaaaaattgacaaaaatcaagAAAAAGCAGGAAACTGTCTGTGATCACTTCTAAACAAATTTGTTCAGCATCAACAGACACCGGAAACAGCTGACGGACCGATCCACTATCATTATAGGGGTGACTCTGAGAACGATTGGTATTAGTTAATTcagtcataaaataaatatccgTGAAACAACTTTGTGATAGGAAAATGTTTACAGAGAAACTTATCCTTctgatatttttcattttctatttGACAGCTTGAGCGTGACCAACAGAAGTGTGTGAAGTTCACGCCGATGTGTCATCAGATGGTTCAGTCCGAGGATGGCCGCTGCTGTCGGTGTAAATAAACAGGCGAGCGCAGCGTCGATGGAGCCGTGTGTGAGACACGGTCGCGGTACAGCCGCTAATGCGGTGAAGGTATGACACATATCACATAAATAACCACTACACTACAGGTTTAGCTCATAAAAGTCATGTGGTGGGTGTTATTTTTGTCCTGCCGGAGTTCAATGAGCTGCTGCAGCGCGTTAGCACGCTAATGATAGCAACGTTCAACACTCACTGCGTTCTGTATCTGAAACACTGTTACACACGCATTTATAAATTCATCATCACACTTTAAACATCAGTTTGTTATGAAATATTGTGTTGTATCGATAAATCGATACAGCTTTGACAGCAATGGCACTGAGTTAGCTGGTTAGCTAAATGGTCAACTGGTCAGAGCACTAGAAGGGAGGCTGTGTCTCAAAACCTAAGGTGCCAATTTAGGCTCAAATTAAACTTATTTGAGAAATTGTAAAGCTGTTGTTATGAAATTATGGATGAATAAGTTGTGCTCAAGGCGTATTCATTTATAACAGACATGTATGTTGCTGCCTAATAACATTGGACTGGATATGATTTACTGAAGTATATATATCACTCTTCATATCAAACGATAGCGGGGTGTTTAATTACTGCTAATTTGtaaacattaattatttaaaatatctattcaatatttattaaattcatattttgtttaattccCAAGgcacatgtaaatatatgtaaatattatttcatcAGACAACAAATATCAAAAGACAGCAGGAGCACACACTTTTcaagcaaaacattttatcaAAAGCTTTTATTTGCATATATGTGTGCTGTTCTCAAGGTGCTGGAGTGCGGTGTTTGCGAGGATGTGTTCTCACTGCAAGGCGACAAGGTGCCGCGGCTGCTGCTGTGTGGACACACGGTGTGTCACGACTGCTTGACCCGTCTGCCTCTTCACGGCAGGGCAGTTCGCTGCCCCTTTGACAGACAGGCCACGGAGCTGGGTGAGTTTAACATTgcctttttattctttattttaacaGTATAATTCTAAATTTAGGATTTATGTACGTCGTGGAAAGAAATGTCTCACTCTGTCTCATTTTACTCTCCAGGAGACTCGGGTGTGTGGGGCCTGAAGAAGAACTTTGCTCTGCTAGAATTGCTTGAACGGCTGCAGAATGGGGCCAGCAATCAGTCAGGCATGTCGGAGGATGTGCTTCGTGAGATGGGCGAGGTTAGAGATGTGCATTTTCTATTCTAAAATgggtatttaaattaataataataacaattatgatgatgataataataataacattaataataataatatattataaatcagTATAACGCAAAAGGATTATACCAATTTTTACTCTTATAATATCTTATTactatatttaattatacagtacttttattttttttaaactgttatcGTATTGCTGTGGCTCCTTTTATAAACTGTATGTgaactatattatatatatatatatatgtagcaCACACTTTtgtgggttcttttatgacacCAATGATATCATTGGTATGTGTATATCATTGTTGTATCATATTGCTTCATGGTTAAGGATTTTTTTCCATGTCTCCATTAGTGCATAATCCGCTGTGATGAGGACGAGACTCACACTGCTTCCGTGTACTGCACGGTTTGTGCCACACACCTGTGTGCCGAGTGCTCCCAGCTCACCCACTCCACCCGAACGCTGGCCAAACACAGGCGTGTGCCGCTGGCAGACAAGCCCCATGAGAAGATGCTCTGTCCACAGCACCAGGTGCACGCCATTGAGTTTGTCTGCCTGGAAGACGGCTGCCAGCCGGGGCCGCTCATGTGCTGCGTGTGCAAGGAGTACGGGAAGCACCAAGGACATAAGGTGCAGAACTTTAATGCAGCATAATTCAAAAACACTTGTTATTCTTTAGACTTAGATTATTGGCTTGGATTTCTTGATTCAGTTTACTTCTCATTCACaaagtttttttcagtttcaatcCTTTATTGATTCCTATGGTAAAGTTTCTGATTGAATTCAAATTTAAGGAATGTAACAATGCAGTTGGTTTTTAGATGCATTGTTTAAAGTTGCTTTGCAAGTGCATTGAAGTATTTAAGAAAGATCCTGAAATATTGCTTAAGCAATCATTTGCATTGGTGTTTTTATCTGTTGCAATAGCActgaagtattattattattattattattattattattattattataggattattattgttaaataaactgaaaccataaaacattttacttaaaataaacctTACTTATAatacagttttttgttttacttgaaataaaaataaacattaactaaaatatattaaaaaaattatttcagctacttGTCAAGGCAATAGgctatttcttattttcatttagataAACctgaagtaataaaataaccaaaactgaaataaagattGATAAaagctgtgtatatatatatatatatatcaaacacaacaaaatgactacactttaactaaaattaaaatgcggAAActctatataaaaaattaattcaaagcagtgttattttagtatcattgaaatactattgtagtttttattaatattttatacattagtttgtatttttatattttctgtttttattttaattttagtttaagttttgtatacgtgtatgtatgcatatatatatatatatatatatatatgtatgtatgtgtgtgtgtatatatatgacatatgtgtgtgtatatataaatgacaaaaacacaacaaaaaaacaaatcatataCAATGCCGGTGAATCTAGAAGCAGATCAGTTCATTGTCAATCAAACAATTCAATCAGACATTcacatatttctgttttattgcaAATAGGACATTTTGTACCCAGCCCgattcacattttcattcttttttcatgaaaacatttcacCAGCATACTGTACTAGAGGCTGAAGCCAACCAGATCCGAGCATCCATCCTGGATATGGCCCACTGCATCCGTACATTCACAGAGGAAGTGTCCGAGTACTCCAGGAAACTAGTGGGCATCGTGCAGCAGATTGAAGGAGGAGAGCAGATCGTGGAGGACAGCATGGGCATGGCTCACACTGAACATGTATGAGTGTGTTTTGGGTTTTCACGATAGCCTATTGCATTTGCATCTGAATAAGTTTCCACTGATCTCCTTTTTTTTCCACTCAGGTACCAGGAACCGCCGAGAGCGCCCGGTCTTGCGTGCGTGCCTATTTTGCGGATCTACACGAGACGCTGTGCCGTCAGGAGGAGATGGCTCTGAGCGTGGTGGACGCACACGTGCGAGAGAGGCTGATCTGGCTTCGACAGCAGCAGGAGGACATGACCATACTGCTGTCACAGGTGTCCACTGCCTGTCTGCACTGCGAGAAAACACTGCAGCAGGTACAGACTCGATCACCTGACACAATCAGTGGGATCATAAGCAGTTCAGGCATTTGAGTTggtttgttgttgtgttttctgcTAGGATGATTGCAGGGTGGTTTTGGCGAAACAGGAGATCAACCGGTTACTAGAGACGCTGCagaaacagcagcagcagtttACAGAGCTGGCCGACCACATTCAACTGGATGCAGGCATCCCTGTTACTTTCACAAAGGTAATTTGACCTTTTTGTGTCATAGCAAGGTTAGTTCAGCTTGTAAAATGTTATGCGGTGCAGTAAttcatgatatttaaaaaaaaaaaaaaaaaatttttttcctTGTATTTCAAACTATATATTGAACCAAGGTGACTATATATCCTGACAGgcatttctaaattgcctaaatgCCTGTTTTTTTGGCTTGTTTTcctattattttcataataggAGGTAATGACTGAAAAGTAGTTTGATGAATGCATGCCAGTAGAAAAACTGCCATTTCAGGCAATTTAGGAATCAcagtctggaaaaaaaaaaaacaggacgTGTGGTCATCCTGATTAAATTGATAAGTCGCATCTTTTCCCCAGGACAACCGTGTTCACATTGGTCCAAAAATGGAGATCCGGGTTGTGACTTTGGGCTTAGATGGAGCTGGCAAAACTACTATTCTCTTCAAACTGAAGCAAGATGAGTTTATGCAGCCCATACCAACCATAGGTATCTATATGAAACCGCAATACGTGTGATGTATACAAATCCAAACATGCATCTTTGTTTAGTTAATCAGaggttttctttctgttttaggTTTTAATGTAGAAACTGTTGAGTACAAAAACCTGAAATTCACCATTTGGGATGTGGGTGGAAAACACAAACTCCGTCCACTATGGAAGCACTACTATCTGAACACACAAGGTAACAATTTACTTAAGTGTGACTTTGTTCATGATGAAATACACACAGTCACAGTCAGCATAATGAGTGTGTATGACTGAAACCGGTCATCTGTTGTCTCCCAGCGGTGGTGTTTGTGATTGACAGCTGTCACAGAGACCGGCTGATGGAGTCTCACAGTGAACTGGCCAAACTGCTGACAGAGAAAGAGCTCAGAGATGCTCTGCTGCTCATCTTTGCCAACAAACAGGTGAGAGATTTGacaaatctttattttaattagaaattCTGAGTGGAGGGACGTTCATGCGAACACATCTCATTAATGTGCCTTATATGCATATGTATAGAAAaactattgaaaaaaaaattattgttgttttggtTGTGATCATTGTTTTTGATGCTGATATGGCattacattcttttttttccttccattttaaggtgtccttgttacacgttacgtgtacttactattataaaaacaataaattaagcATAATTACATTCTAGTAACCCTAAGACAAACCCTAAT includes:
- the trim23 gene encoding E3 ubiquitin-protein ligase TRIM23 isoform X1 gives rise to the protein MAAAVGVNKQASAASMEPCVRHGRGTAANAVKVLECGVCEDVFSLQGDKVPRLLLCGHTVCHDCLTRLPLHGRAVRCPFDRQATELGDSGVWGLKKNFALLELLERLQNGASNQSGMSEDVLREMGECIIRCDEDETHTASVYCTVCATHLCAECSQLTHSTRTLAKHRRVPLADKPHEKMLCPQHQVHAIEFVCLEDGCQPGPLMCCVCKEYGKHQGHKHTVLEAEANQIRASILDMAHCIRTFTEEVSEYSRKLVGIVQQIEGGEQIVEDSMGMAHTEHVPGTAESARSCVRAYFADLHETLCRQEEMALSVVDAHVRERLIWLRQQQEDMTILLSQVSTACLHCEKTLQQDDCRVVLAKQEINRLLETLQKQQQQFTELADHIQLDAGIPVTFTKDNRVHIGPKMEIRVVTLGLDGAGKTTILFKLKQDEFMQPIPTIGFNVETVEYKNLKFTIWDVGGKHKLRPLWKHYYLNTQAVVFVIDSCHRDRLMESHSELAKLLTEKELRDALLLIFANKQDVPGAVSVEEMTELLSLHKLCCGRSWHIQGCDARSGMGLHEGLDWLSRQLVAAGVLDVA
- the trim23 gene encoding E3 ubiquitin-protein ligase TRIM23 isoform X2, whose translation is MRTRLTLLPCTARFVPHTCVPSAPSSPTPPERWPNTGFVCLEDGCQPGPLMCCVCKEYGKHQGHKHTVLEAEANQIRASILDMAHCIRTFTEEVSEYSRKLVGIVQQIEGGEQIVEDSMGMAHTEHVPGTAESARSCVRAYFADLHETLCRQEEMALSVVDAHVRERLIWLRQQQEDMTILLSQVSTACLHCEKTLQQDDCRVVLAKQEINRLLETLQKQQQQFTELADHIQLDAGIPVTFTKDNRVHIGPKMEIRVVTLGLDGAGKTTILFKLKQDEFMQPIPTIGFNVETVEYKNLKFTIWDVGGKHKLRPLWKHYYLNTQAVVFVIDSCHRDRLMESHSELAKLLTEKELRDALLLIFANKQDVPGAVSVEEMTELLSLHKLCCGRSWHIQGCDARSGMGLHEGLDWLSRQLVAAGVLDVA